AGCAGTGGGAGAAGGACGGCATCGTCTCGCGCGAGGTCTGGCTCGCGGCCGGCCGGCAGGGGCTGCTCGGCCTCGCCGTCCCCGAGGAGTACGGCGGCGGTGGCACCCCCGACTACCGTTACAGCGCCGTCCTCTCCGAGGAGTTCACCCGGGCCGGCGCCCCCGGGCTCGCCCTCGGCCTGCACAATGACATCATCGGCCCCTACCTCACCGGCCTCGCCACCGAGGAGCAGAAGCGGCGCTGGCTGCCCGGCTTCTGCAGCGGCGAGATCGTCACCGCCATCGCGATGACCGAACCCGGCGCGGGCTCCGACCTCCAGGGCATCCGCACCACCGCCGAGGACAAGGGCGACCACTGGCTGCTGGGCGGCTCCAAGACGTTCATCTCCAACGGCATCCTCGCCGACCTGGTGGTCGTCGTCGCCAAGACCACCCCGGAGGGCGGTGCGAAGGGGCTCTCGCTGATCGTCGTCGAACGCGGCACGGAGGGCTTCGAGCGGGGCCGCAACCTCGACAAGATCGGCCAGAAGTCCCAGGACACCGCCGAGTTGTTCTTCAACGACGTCCGCGTCCCCAAGGAGAACCTGCTCGGTGAGCGCGACGGCGCGTTCATCCATCTGATGACCAACCTGGCGCAGGAACGGCTGGGCATAGCTGTCGCCGGAATCGCCGCCGCCGAACATCTGCTGGAGATCACCACGCAGTATGTCAAGGAGCGCGAGGCCTTCGGACGGTCGCTCTCCAAGCTCCAGCACATCCGGTTCGAGATCGCCGAGATGGCCACCGAGTGCGCCGTCACCCGCACCTTCATCGACCGGTGCATCGTCGACCACTCGGACGGGAAGCTCGACGCCGTACACGCCTCGATGGCCAAGTGGTGGGCCACCGAACTGCAAAAGCGCGTAGCCGACCGCTGCCTCCAACTCCACGGCGGCTACGGCTACATGACGGAGTACCCGGTGGCGAAGGCGTTCACCGACGGCCGCATCCAGACCATCTACGGCGGCACGACCGAGATCATGAAGGAGATCATCGGGCGCTCGCTGCTCGCCTGACCCCGACGCACAACCACCCTCGAAAGGCTGCTGTCTTGAGTACCGAAGCGTTTGTCTACGACGCGATCCGCACCCCGCGCGGCCGTGGCAAGGCCAATGGCGCCCTGCACGGCACCAAGCCGATCGACCTCGTCGTCGGCCTCATCCACGAAATCCGCAGCCGCTTCCCCGGCCTGGACCCGGCGGCCATCGACGACATCGTCCTCGGCGTGGTCAGCCCGCTCGGCGACCAGGGCTCCGACATCGCCCGGATCGCCGCCATCGCGGCCGGCCTGCCGGACTCGGTGGCGGGCGTCCAGGAGAACCGCTTCTGCGCGTCGGGCCTGGAAGCCGTCAATCTGGCTGCTGCCAAGGTCCGTTCGGGCTGGGAGGACCTCATCCTCGCGGGCGGCGTCGAGTCGATGTCCCGGGTGCCGATGGGTTCCGACGGCGGCGCCTGGGCGATGGACCCGATGACCAACTTCGACACCGGCTTCGCCCCGCAGGGCATCGGCGCCGACCTCATCGCCACCATCGAGGGCTTCTCCCGCCGCGATGTCGACGAGTTCGCCGCACTCTCCCAGGAACGCGCCGCCGAGGCATGGAAGGACGGCCGCTTCGCGCGCTCCGTCGTCCCCGTGAAGGACCGCAACGGCCTCGTCGTCCTCGACCACGACGAGCACATGCGCCCCGGCACCACCGCCGACACGCTCGCCGCGCTCAAGCCGTCGTTCGCCACGATCGGCGAGATGGGCGGCTTCGACGCGGTGGCGCTGCAGAAGTACCACTGGGTCGAGAAGATCGACCACGTCCACCACGCGGGCAACTCCTCCGGCATCGTCGACGGCGCCGCGCTCGTCGCGATCGGCAACCAGGAGATCGGCGAGCGGTACGGACTCACGCCGCGCGCCCGGATCGTCTCCGCCGCCGTCTCCGGCTCGGAGCCCACCATCATGCTGACCGGCCCCGCGCCCGCCACCCGCAAGGCCCTCGCCAAGGCCGGACTGACCATCGACGACATCGACCTCGTCGAGATCAACGAGGCGTTCGCCGGTGTCGTGCTGCGCTTCGCCAGGGACATGGGGCTCTCCCTCGACAAGATCAACGTCAACGGCGGCGCCATCGCGCTCGGCCACCCGCTCGGCGCCACCGGCGCGATGATCCTCGGCACGCTCATCGACGAACTGGAGCGCCGGGACCAGCGGTACGGCCTCGCCACCCTCTGCGTCGGCGGCGGCATGGGCATCGCCACCGTCATCGAGCGTCTCTGACCGTCCCCAGCCACCCCTTGCTTACGGAGAACACAGCAATGACCGAGAGCACGACCATCCGCTGGGAACAGGACGAGACCGGCGTCGTCACCCTCGTACTCGACGACCCCAACCAGTCCGCCAACACGATGAACCAGGCATTCAAGGACTCCATCGCGGCCATCGCCGACCGCGCCGAGGCCGAGAAGGACTCCATCCGCGGCATCATCTACACCTCCGCGAAGAAGACCTTCTTCGCGGGCGGCGACCTCAAGGACATGATCAGGGTCGGT
This sequence is a window from Streptomyces sp. NBC_01217. Protein-coding genes within it:
- a CDS encoding acetyl-CoA C-acetyltransferase is translated as MSTEAFVYDAIRTPRGRGKANGALHGTKPIDLVVGLIHEIRSRFPGLDPAAIDDIVLGVVSPLGDQGSDIARIAAIAAGLPDSVAGVQENRFCASGLEAVNLAAAKVRSGWEDLILAGGVESMSRVPMGSDGGAWAMDPMTNFDTGFAPQGIGADLIATIEGFSRRDVDEFAALSQERAAEAWKDGRFARSVVPVKDRNGLVVLDHDEHMRPGTTADTLAALKPSFATIGEMGGFDAVALQKYHWVEKIDHVHHAGNSSGIVDGAALVAIGNQEIGERYGLTPRARIVSAAVSGSEPTIMLTGPAPATRKALAKAGLTIDDIDLVEINEAFAGVVLRFARDMGLSLDKINVNGGAIALGHPLGATGAMILGTLIDELERRDQRYGLATLCVGGGMGIATVIERL
- a CDS encoding acyl-CoA dehydrogenase family protein translates to MQRQIFSEDHDAFRETVRTFLTKEVLPHYEQWEKDGIVSREVWLAAGRQGLLGLAVPEEYGGGGTPDYRYSAVLSEEFTRAGAPGLALGLHNDIIGPYLTGLATEEQKRRWLPGFCSGEIVTAIAMTEPGAGSDLQGIRTTAEDKGDHWLLGGSKTFISNGILADLVVVVAKTTPEGGAKGLSLIVVERGTEGFERGRNLDKIGQKSQDTAELFFNDVRVPKENLLGERDGAFIHLMTNLAQERLGIAVAGIAAAEHLLEITTQYVKEREAFGRSLSKLQHIRFEIAEMATECAVTRTFIDRCIVDHSDGKLDAVHASMAKWWATELQKRVADRCLQLHGGYGYMTEYPVAKAFTDGRIQTIYGGTTEIMKEIIGRSLLA